The DNA region tgattccaGATCAATGAATTGGCTCAAAGATACCCTGGATTGATGTCGTTGAGAAGCGTAGATCTTTCTCCAGCTAGCTGGATGTCAGTAGCGTGGTACCCGATTTACCATATACCAATGGGAAGAACCATTAAAGACTTATCCACTTGTTTCCTCACTTATCACactctttcctcttctttccAAGGTGAAGTAGATTCTCTCTTGTCTGTATTACTACTATCCTTTGACTTGGTTAAAATCACTCGGGTTTAATAATGCTTTTGTAATATTGCACAGATATGGAACCAGAAGAAAATGGTGGGGACAAGGAGAGGATGCGGAAGGAAGGGGAAGACATAACTCTGCTCCCATTTGGGATGGCTACTTACAAGATGCAACTGCAAGGCGATGTTTGGCTTTCGCAGGATCATGACGATCAAGAAAGATTGGCTTCGCTTTATAGCGTTGCAGATTCGTGGCTGAAACAGCTTAGGGTCCAACATCATGACTTCAACTACTTCTGCAGTATGTCAATGACTCATCGTGGCTAAACCTCCGTTCGATGACAACTCTGATGTCGTTGCTTGTTTCCTCATACATAGTCTAATTCTTGCTTTTTGCTGGAATCACTGAATCGAGCGATTCAGTTGGCAGTGATTTTGGTTAGTATATAGCGTTTTGAGTCTTCTAACCTTTGAGAAATATATGTCGTACATAGAGTTTGTTGCTTGTTGAAACAGAGTaatttgttgtttgcttgttAAAACAGAGTTATTGTTTCTTATAAGTTATACGCATGGTCGAGAGGAACATAACTTTATTGTGTGCCTCTGTACCGTTACTGAAATAGTAATGTAACGAACTAAATCATGtgaatatagtttttttttttaaaagtaaaatggGAGAGACAAATTTATCCTGAATTTTAAATTCAGATATTTTATATCAATCaaacaacattttttattttgaaaattgatcCTAAATAATCCTGAATTAACATATTGGAGAAGTGGTAtaaaaatgcaattttttttgttacaaggAGACTTTTATTTATCAATCATGGTTTACCCAAGTTGATATGAATAAAGTAGGGACATTTTATGACAAAATGTCAAATATATGAGAggacaaaaaaatgattttgaagtTTGACTTTATTAGgcttttgatgttttgtttggtttctccACCAAATTTTGTAGGCATATATGCCAAACTTTTATCTTAGTtactgaccaaaaaaaatagatcgcTGGACTGATCAATGCTTTCGTCACATTATCTTATCGAAATTACTAATGAAAACCaaaaggaaacaacaaatcGAGGAAATATAGATATTTCGAATTTGAATAGGAATCATGGAAATGTGGTGGTAAGAGGCATCTTATCCTTCACGTtaggttttcaaaaaaaaagtgatccCTTTTGTTTCGTTATTATTAATGGATAAGATCAAATATCCAATTTACGACCTCCAATCCAAAGCACACGTAAGAAACCTTATCTTATACTATTAAGATTTATATAATGTACAAAAAGGTCATAAAACAGACCGAATTTTCAAAAGAATGGTCATGATTAACAAGTTTAATGTCGACAAAggacaataaaataaattattttgggcTGAATATCTTTATTACAATAGAAGAAAAAGTGTACattaatttatatcattttcatataaaaacaacCATTAACCACCACTCACTTAGTATAGTATTATTAAATAGAACCGAcaaataattcataatttcattatatacatatgagagagagacaaaagagtTGATTTTTCCAAGTACAAAAGTCAATGATTCTGCTTCCACTTCATAATTTccacaccatcatcatcatcattgttaCCAAACGTAATTCCATACATGGCACATGTGTTATGTTCATGATCATTCATTTTCTACTTTTTTAAAGCTTCATTGGTTAATCAATTTCATTTCGttcataaatttcaattaatgtacaacacataaaaatcaaactagaaaaaaaaagaaaaaaaaaatataagaaaaatactatTGGAACAAAAGATTGTAGGCAGGGAGATCTTGAATCCGATGAATATCATCCAAAGAAAGCTCTCTCTCTAGCTGATTCCGAGTCGCCTGTAATACTTCCTGATAaaaatatacacacacacacagataTAATTATACACTATTCTCAAAAAAGCATTCGAAACAGGCGAATGAAGATAGATAGATTGATTGAGAAGGTGTACATTGAATTCCATGTAAGAAGCGTGCATTGCAAGCCATTGAGCATCCATCATCGCGAAAGCTATACAGTATAGTACATCGAATGCTTTCTCGTCTTCTGTTAATTATTGGAATATGATTCTTGATTATTTTGCGATCGTCATACACTATACTAGTTTTttagtaatcatttttttatatttgattcaatttaGAAGAACATATAATTATTTACCTTCTAAGAGTTTGAGAAAATTCATCCCTGGAAGACATTTCGGCTTTgctgcacaaaaacaaaacacaaatttaaagcTTTTAAACTCGAAATCGAAATTTGTATCAATACAAAAACATCGATCCTCTTATATTTGTATTTCATCCATTCCGTAATAGGGAATATGACCTGGATAAAATGGTAACAGATTAAGAAACGTACAGTTATTTTGTAAATCGAGCATTTGGATCAACATGAAGGAGATGTTGATTCCGGCCACCGCAAAAGGGTACTCCCACTTTGCCCGGTCGCCTCTTTGTTTGAACAATAGCCTCCGGAAACAAGCctacacattttttatttttttgtataaacacATTTTGTGGAGCAAAGAAGTTCTCAAAACATGATtatacaaaaactatatatatgaacatgTTTCATAACTATATAacaactgtatatatatatgaacatgtTGCATGAATATCTTACCGGGTAAGTTCTTGCAGAAAATAGCAAATTCTCTAGAGCGATAAATCCGCAACCCCTACAAACAAAATGTTAACAAAACAGGGAGTCAAGTCAACGCTAAGTTTTTTTCCCTTGAGATGTTTATACAAATGCatcccatttctttttttagtatAGATCTAATCTTACCTGAAATCGGTAGATGGATTGGGACCTTGCCATCCCATTTCTTTCCATTGTTCTGTTACTAAACCCGTGAGACTAA from Camelina sativa cultivar DH55 chromosome 3, Cs, whole genome shotgun sequence includes:
- the LOC104760977 gene encoding ELMO domain-containing protein A isoform X1, with product MKFRKRRQFFPSCSSHHQVEDDEAWERREKGNKEPRWQWSSSSAHVIAQLANYLFYEPVVVATGTVGTRSWIGGLFTRSNRRQDKSSVDYTLSPLQEERLQKLQDRMVVPFDETRFDHQESLKSLWNVAYPNVSLTGLVTEQWKEMGWQGPNPSTDFRGCGFIALENLLFSARTYPACFRRLLFKQRGDRAKWEYPFAVAGINISFMLIQMLDLQNNSKPKCLPGMNFLKLLEEDEKAFDVLYCIAFAMMDAQWLAMHASYMEFNEVLQATRNQLERELSLDDIHRIQDLPAYNLLFQ
- the LOC104760977 gene encoding ELMO domain-containing protein A isoform X2, yielding MKRGKGEKKATKSRDGSGQVVPLTEPVVVATGTVGTRSWIGGLFTRSNRRQDKSSVDYTLSPLQEERLQKLQDRMVVPFDETRFDHQESLKSLWNVAYPNVSLTGLVTEQWKEMGWQGPNPSTDFRGCGFIALENLLFSARTYPACFRRLLFKQRGDRAKWEYPFAVAGINISFMLIQMLDLQNNSKPKCLPGMNFLKLLEEDEKAFDVLYCIAFAMMDAQWLAMHASYMEFNEVLQATRNQLERELSLDDIHRIQDLPAYNLLFQ